From the genome of Effusibacillus pohliae DSM 22757:
ACCTGCCTGCAAAGGAGGTTTCAATATACGTGAAAGATCGGTACATTTATCCAGCGATTTTCGATTATGCAGAAGATGGGATTTCGGTTGAGTTTCCTGATTTGCCGGGGTGCCTGACTTGCGGGGACACGGACGAGGAAGCGCTGCACAATGCGAAAGAAGCGATGGCGCTGCATCTGTACGGAATGGAGCAGGATGGAGATCCCATTCCGGCTCCTACTCCCGTATCGAAGCTGCGGACGGAGGAAAACCAGGCCGTGGTATTGGTGGAGGTCTGGATGCCGCCGTTTCGGGACGAGATGGAGGATCGCGCGGTGAAAAAGACACTGACCATCCCAAAGTGGCTGAACGACCTGGCAGAAGAACACAAGGTGAACTTTTCGCACGTGCTGCAGGATGCGCTGAAGCGGTATCTGGGTGTCGAACGTCGGAAAGCAGAATGAGGCCCAGCCTCAATTCGACCCCTTTTTATATTGTGT
Proteins encoded in this window:
- a CDS encoding type II toxin-antitoxin system HicB family antitoxin, giving the protein MKDRYIYPAIFDYAEDGISVEFPDLPGCLTCGDTDEEALHNAKEAMALHLYGMEQDGDPIPAPTPVSKLRTEENQAVVLVEVWMPPFRDEMEDRAVKKTLTIPKWLNDLAEEHKVNFSHVLQDALKRYLGVERRKAE